A part of Desulfofundulus salinus genomic DNA contains:
- the atpE gene encoding F0F1 ATP synthase subunit C: MDVGAAAALGTSLAVGLAALGAGIGDGLVTGRTVEAMARQPELRGNLLTTMFISVGLIEALPIIAVVIAFMLFGKIGG, from the coding sequence ATGGATGTGGGAGCTGCTGCTGCCCTCGGTACCTCTTTAGCCGTGGGTCTGGCCGCCCTGGGTGCCGGTATCGGCGACGGTCTGGTTACCGGTCGCACGGTGGAGGCGATGGCCCGCCAACCCGAATTAAGAGGTAACCTGCTGACCACAATGTTCATCTCTGTGGGTCTGATCGAGGCCCTGCCCATCATCGCGGTAGTTATTGCCTTCATGCTGTTTGGTAAAATCGGTGGTTAA
- the atpF gene encoding F0F1 ATP synthase subunit B: protein MEALGINHTLVAQIINFVILLIFLRLVVYKPIVNILEQRQQYIANNVAAAEEERKQAEALRQQYLAEMQKAREEAQAIIQQATKAGEEKAQEIVEAARAEAQRIKESALEEIAREKEKAVAELRDQVASLSILVAQKIINQTITPEIQHSLVQEFIKETGDLPC, encoded by the coding sequence GTGGAAGCGCTGGGAATTAATCATACCCTGGTGGCCCAGATCATTAACTTTGTCATTTTGCTCATATTCCTTCGTTTAGTTGTCTACAAGCCCATCGTCAATATTCTGGAACAACGCCAGCAATATATAGCCAATAACGTGGCCGCCGCCGAAGAAGAGCGGAAACAGGCCGAGGCGCTACGCCAGCAATACCTGGCTGAGATGCAAAAAGCGAGGGAAGAGGCCCAGGCCATCATCCAGCAGGCCACCAAGGCCGGTGAAGAAAAGGCCCAGGAGATTGTTGAGGCAGCCAGGGCCGAGGCGCAACGGATCAAGGAGAGCGCCCTTGAGGAAATTGCCCGGGAGAAGGAGAAGGCGGTTGCAGAATTGCGCGACCAGGTGGCCTCACTGTCCATCCTGGTGGCTCAAAAGATCATCAACCAGACCATCACCCCCGAAATTCAACACAGCCTGGTCCAGGAATTCATTAAAGAAACGGGGGATCTGCCATGTTAA